A genomic stretch from Haloarchaeobius amylolyticus includes:
- a CDS encoding sodium:calcium antiporter: MVTNRLRHPLAALVFAALLTAPWVGVMALGGPKTLGFSPLMTVAVSGLSVLGASFMLAWGAETAEKDVPRAFAIAVLAVLAVAPEYAVDALYAFGAGDGGATAEACAQFTKQQIENGATPVAAACHDANLAVANMTGANRILIGLGWSGIALFTVYRAGSAKDPSVTEKDGFLANTVSLDRDLGLEIVFLLGATLFAFLVPLRGGIGIADTIVLLGLYIAYIAIIVRGDVEEHEEQVGVPAYLQRLPFAYRALSSITLFLFSGFIIYTAVHPFAHGLEVIGKDLGVPPFFMIQWIAPLASESPELIVVAYLVNKARSTAGFNALISSKLNQWTLLIGTLAIVYSFALGEVGTLPFDSKQAAEIWITAAQSLFAIAIITNFEISVREAVLLLVLFSTQVIAEYAVILTTSAAEATELSMAILYAYTVVYVAIAVVMFWRRRAELARTFQWTANRAKESIGGESPVADHSD, from the coding sequence ATGGTTACGAACCGGCTCCGGCATCCGCTGGCCGCCCTCGTCTTCGCCGCCCTGCTCACAGCGCCGTGGGTCGGCGTGATGGCGCTCGGTGGCCCGAAAACACTCGGTTTCTCTCCCCTGATGACAGTCGCGGTGAGTGGGCTCTCGGTCCTCGGTGCCTCCTTCATGCTCGCCTGGGGGGCGGAGACGGCAGAGAAGGACGTGCCACGCGCCTTCGCCATCGCCGTCCTCGCCGTCCTCGCGGTCGCACCCGAGTACGCGGTCGACGCCCTCTACGCCTTCGGCGCCGGTGACGGCGGGGCGACCGCCGAAGCCTGTGCCCAGTTCACCAAACAGCAGATCGAGAACGGTGCGACCCCGGTCGCCGCGGCCTGTCACGACGCGAACCTCGCGGTCGCGAACATGACCGGCGCGAACCGTATCCTCATCGGCCTCGGCTGGTCCGGCATCGCTCTCTTCACCGTCTACCGGGCCGGTTCCGCGAAGGACCCCTCCGTGACCGAGAAGGACGGCTTCCTCGCGAACACCGTCTCGCTGGACCGCGACCTCGGGCTCGAGATCGTCTTCCTGCTCGGCGCGACCCTCTTCGCGTTCCTCGTCCCGCTTCGCGGCGGCATCGGCATCGCCGACACCATCGTCCTCCTCGGCCTCTACATCGCCTACATCGCCATCATCGTCCGCGGAGACGTCGAAGAGCACGAGGAGCAGGTCGGTGTCCCGGCGTACCTCCAGCGACTCCCGTTCGCCTACCGGGCGCTCTCCTCTATCACCCTGTTCCTGTTCTCCGGGTTCATCATCTACACCGCGGTCCACCCGTTCGCCCACGGCCTCGAGGTCATCGGGAAGGACCTCGGCGTCCCACCGTTCTTCATGATACAGTGGATCGCCCCGCTGGCCTCCGAGTCGCCCGAACTCATCGTCGTCGCCTACCTCGTCAACAAGGCGCGGTCGACGGCCGGGTTCAACGCGCTCATCTCCTCGAAGCTCAACCAGTGGACCCTGCTCATCGGGACGCTGGCCATCGTCTACAGCTTCGCGCTCGGCGAGGTCGGCACGCTCCCGTTCGACTCGAAGCAGGCCGCCGAGATCTGGATCACGGCCGCCCAGAGCCTCTTCGCCATCGCCATCATCACGAACTTCGAGATCAGCGTCCGCGAGGCCGTCCTCCTGCTGGTCCTGTTCTCCACCCAGGTCATCGCCGAGTACGCCGTCATCCTGACGACCTCGGCAGCCGAGGCGACCGAACTCAGCATGGCCATCCTCTACGCCTACACCGTGGTCTACGTCGCCATCGCCGTCGTGATGTTCTGGCGGCGCCGCGCCGAACTCGCGCGGACCTTCCAGTGGACGGCGAACCGCGCGAAGGAGTCCATCGGCGGCGAGAGTCCGGTCGCCGACCACTCCGACTGA
- a CDS encoding universal stress protein, with the protein MFEQVVIAVDGSECASRAAQAGVALADTYGARVTAVAAAHEELDQAAARDILDEVEELGADAGVPVEAHVVVDRPSHAIVDIADRFDADLVVMGRHGNSGIRDRLFGSVTNRVLRTAKRDVLTVPASDEQVEEFETILMPTDGSKAASRAVAPATDLADRYGAALHLLTVVDVAMEAGPFSAGGVDREYVERLLADAMTELEDLADEYAAEAATDVEFELATRSGIPSEGIAAYVDENDVDLVVIASTGESSLAGQFLGSTADRVLRLVDEPVLVVHPRR; encoded by the coding sequence ATGTTCGAGCAAGTCGTCATCGCAGTAGACGGGAGCGAGTGTGCGTCCCGGGCCGCCCAGGCGGGCGTCGCACTCGCGGACACCTACGGGGCCCGGGTCACGGCCGTCGCAGCAGCACACGAGGAACTCGACCAGGCGGCGGCACGGGACATCCTCGACGAGGTGGAGGAACTCGGCGCCGACGCCGGGGTCCCCGTCGAGGCACACGTCGTGGTCGACCGCCCCTCCCACGCCATCGTCGACATCGCCGACCGGTTCGACGCGGACCTCGTCGTCATGGGTCGGCACGGGAACAGCGGCATCCGGGACCGGCTGTTCGGGAGCGTCACCAACCGCGTCCTCAGGACGGCGAAACGCGACGTGCTGACGGTCCCGGCCAGCGACGAGCAGGTCGAGGAGTTCGAGACCATCCTCATGCCGACCGACGGGAGCAAGGCCGCGAGCCGGGCCGTCGCACCTGCGACCGACCTCGCGGACCGGTACGGTGCGGCACTGCACCTCCTCACCGTGGTCGACGTGGCGATGGAGGCCGGGCCGTTCAGTGCCGGCGGCGTCGACAGGGAGTACGTCGAGCGGCTCCTCGCGGACGCCATGACGGAGCTGGAGGACCTCGCGGACGAGTACGCCGCCGAGGCCGCGACCGACGTCGAGTTCGAGCTGGCAACTCGTTCGGGCATCCCGAGCGAGGGCATCGCGGCCTACGTCGACGAGAACGACGTGGACCTCGTGGTCATCGCGTCGACGGGCGAGTCGAGCCTCGCCGGTCAGTTCCTCGGGAGTACGGCCGACCGCGTCCTGCGGCTCGTCGACGAACCGGTCCTCGTGGTCCACCCCCGGCGCTGA
- a CDS encoding shikimate dehydrogenase, whose amino-acid sequence MQVFGLLGNPVGHSLSPPMHEAAYEVYDMDARYVTFEPAPEHLATAVEGAEALGISGLNVTIPFKQDVLSLVEPDDLAARIGAVNTVDFSGDTPTGHNTDADGARRALEEQGDASLDGATAVVVGAGGAGRAVAFALADAGSTVHVANRTVERATALAADVPGASGHGLDALTDLVPEADVLVNATSVGMEANESPVPAEALHGDLVVLDAVYSPLETRLLKEAAARGATTVDGAWMLLYQGAIAFERWTGRDAPIAEMNEALRTGLRGDR is encoded by the coding sequence ATGCAGGTCTTCGGACTCCTCGGCAACCCCGTCGGACACTCGCTGTCGCCACCGATGCACGAGGCGGCCTACGAGGTGTACGACATGGACGCCCGCTACGTGACGTTCGAGCCGGCTCCCGAGCACCTCGCGACCGCCGTCGAGGGCGCCGAGGCACTCGGTATCAGCGGCCTGAACGTCACCATCCCGTTCAAGCAGGACGTGCTGTCGCTGGTCGAACCGGACGACCTCGCGGCCCGCATCGGCGCGGTGAACACTGTCGACTTCTCCGGCGACACGCCCACCGGGCACAACACCGACGCCGACGGGGCCCGCCGTGCGCTCGAAGAACAGGGCGATGCGTCTCTCGACGGCGCGACAGCGGTCGTCGTCGGGGCTGGCGGGGCCGGCCGTGCGGTGGCCTTCGCGCTGGCGGACGCCGGCAGCACCGTCCACGTCGCGAACCGGACCGTCGAGCGCGCGACGGCCCTCGCCGCGGACGTACCGGGTGCCAGCGGCCACGGCCTCGACGCGCTCACCGACCTCGTCCCGGAGGCGGACGTGCTCGTCAACGCGACCAGCGTCGGCATGGAAGCGAACGAATCGCCGGTTCCCGCCGAGGCGCTCCATGGTGACCTCGTGGTCCTCGACGCGGTCTACAGCCCGCTGGAGACGCGATTGCTGAAGGAGGCCGCGGCTCGCGGCGCGACGACGGTCGACGGCGCCTGGATGCTGTTGTATCAGGGAGCTATCGCGTTCGAGCGCTGGACCGGCCGCGACGCCCCCATCGCCGAGATGAACGAAGCGCTGCGAACCGGCCTGCGAGGCGACAGGTAG
- a CDS encoding helix-hairpin-helix domain-containing protein has translation MALLKKLKSLLGLDDDSQPRSSRDVGVTVEKERREPSTADETTSTETAEAAAETTAESESSTEPATEAAEPAETSEPAEPDAGEAAADEPTEPAVEEAEPEAEPVSEAEPESDTEPEAEPESDTEPEAEPESDTEPEAEPESEAEPEPETESEAEPVSDAEADTEPDTDAGEDTEAEAAPAEDEPEEPSEPTDDIKGIGPAYAERLAGAGIETVADLADADPDEVAEQTDISATRIEQWVKRARARR, from the coding sequence ATGGCACTGCTCAAGAAGTTGAAGTCGCTGCTGGGGCTGGACGACGACTCCCAGCCACGGTCCTCGCGAGACGTCGGTGTCACCGTGGAGAAAGAGCGGCGTGAGCCCTCGACAGCGGACGAGACGACGAGTACCGAGACGGCAGAGGCAGCGGCCGAGACCACGGCCGAGTCCGAATCGTCCACCGAGCCGGCGACGGAAGCCGCCGAGCCGGCCGAGACGAGCGAGCCAGCCGAGCCGGACGCCGGCGAGGCGGCGGCCGACGAACCGACCGAACCCGCAGTCGAGGAAGCGGAACCCGAGGCGGAGCCGGTGTCCGAGGCGGAGCCGGAGTCCGACACCGAACCCGAGGCAGAACCGGAGTCCGACACCGAACCCGAGGCAGAACCGGAGTCCGACACCGAACCCGAGGCAGAACCGGAGTCCGAGGCGGAACCGGAGCCCGAGACCGAATCCGAGGCAGAACCGGTATCCGACGCGGAGGCGGACACCGAACCCGACACGGACGCCGGGGAGGACACCGAGGCCGAAGCGGCACCGGCCGAGGACGAACCCGAGGAACCGTCCGAACCGACCGACGACATCAAGGGCATCGGCCCGGCGTACGCCGAGCGGCTGGCCGGGGCCGGCATCGAGACCGTCGCCGACCTCGCCGACGCCGACCCGGACGAGGTCGCCGAACAGACCGACATCTCCGCGACCCGTATCGAGCAGTGGGTCAAGCGGGCTCGCGCCCGCCGCTAG
- the pabB gene encoding aminodeoxychorismate synthase, component I → MTDPRVVTSREAFASTAADAPPGARVPVEVRVRVDDPFDAYRRARGDEWNTYVETTGGQPGWGYFAVDPVDAMTVSADAETLTTDAGPRESATLAALQGLLDGETLARGDCDVPYPCGAIGWLSYDVARELESLPDSAVDDRQLPHLQVGVYDRIAAWEDPREGEETTLRITACPVVDAFDDAEAAFDHGREHALALAARATTGDPGFGEPPKDQNDATFESDCGREAYADRVRAVKEYVHAGDTFQANVSQRLVAPAAVHPVAAYDALRAVNPAPYSGLFEFPGVDLVSASPELLLDRDGEFVRTEPIAGTRPRGHTPEEDDDLAADLTSDEKERAEHAMLVDLERNDLGKVCEYGSVEVAEYRRVDRYSEVMHLVSNVTGDLRAEATLADAIAAVFPGGTITGAPKPRTMEIIDELESTRRGPYTGSMGLFGFDDRATLNIVIRTLVRTGGEYHLRVGAGIVHDSVPEREYEETLDKARALVTAVDEALGDRAGLTVEGADDD, encoded by the coding sequence ATGACCGACCCCCGCGTCGTGACCAGTCGCGAGGCGTTCGCCTCGACGGCGGCGGACGCTCCGCCGGGGGCACGCGTCCCGGTCGAGGTCCGGGTGCGCGTGGACGACCCGTTCGACGCGTATCGACGGGCCCGCGGCGACGAGTGGAACACCTACGTCGAGACCACCGGTGGGCAGCCCGGCTGGGGCTACTTCGCGGTCGACCCCGTCGACGCCATGACCGTCTCGGCCGACGCCGAGACGCTGACGACCGATGCTGGCCCACGCGAGTCCGCGACGCTGGCCGCATTGCAGGGTCTCCTCGACGGCGAGACGCTCGCCCGTGGCGACTGTGACGTGCCGTACCCCTGCGGGGCCATCGGCTGGCTCTCCTACGACGTCGCCCGGGAACTCGAATCGCTCCCCGACTCGGCCGTCGACGACCGACAGCTCCCCCACCTGCAGGTCGGGGTGTACGACCGCATCGCCGCCTGGGAGGACCCCCGGGAGGGCGAGGAGACCACGCTCAGGATCACCGCCTGCCCGGTCGTGGACGCGTTCGACGACGCCGAGGCGGCGTTCGACCACGGTCGCGAGCACGCCCTCGCCCTCGCGGCGCGTGCGACCACCGGCGACCCCGGGTTCGGGGAGCCGCCGAAAGACCAGAACGACGCGACCTTCGAGAGCGACTGCGGCCGCGAGGCCTACGCCGACAGGGTCCGGGCAGTGAAGGAGTACGTCCACGCCGGCGACACCTTCCAGGCGAACGTCTCCCAGCGCCTCGTCGCCCCGGCCGCGGTCCACCCCGTCGCCGCCTACGACGCGCTCCGGGCCGTGAACCCGGCGCCGTACTCGGGGCTGTTCGAGTTCCCCGGCGTCGACCTCGTGAGCGCGAGCCCGGAACTCCTGCTGGACCGCGACGGCGAGTTCGTCCGGACCGAACCCATCGCCGGGACTCGCCCGCGTGGGCACACCCCCGAGGAGGACGACGACCTCGCGGCCGACCTCACCAGCGACGAGAAGGAACGCGCCGAGCACGCGATGCTGGTCGACCTCGAGCGCAACGACCTCGGGAAGGTGTGCGAGTACGGGAGCGTCGAGGTGGCGGAGTACCGCCGCGTCGACCGCTACTCCGAGGTGATGCACCTCGTGTCGAACGTGACCGGCGACCTCCGGGCGGAGGCGACGCTCGCGGACGCCATCGCGGCGGTGTTCCCCGGCGGCACCATCACGGGTGCCCCGAAGCCGCGGACGATGGAGATCATCGACGAGCTGGAGTCGACCCGGCGCGGTCCCTACACCGGCAGCATGGGCCTGTTCGGGTTCGACGACCGGGCGACGCTCAACATCGTCATCCGGACGCTCGTCCGAACCGGCGGGGAGTACCACCTGCGCGTCGGGGCCGGCATCGTCCACGATTCGGTGCCGGAACGCGAGTACGAGGAGACACTGGACAAGGCTCGCGCCCTCGTCACGGCGGTCGACGAGGCACTGGGCGACCGGGCTGGCCTGACCGTCGAGGGGGCGGACGATGACTGA
- a CDS encoding anthranilate synthase component II: protein MTEILVVDNYDSFVYNLVQYVGELADSVVVRRNDAIDVADVEALDPDGIVVSPGPGTPAEAGVSIPVFRDLAYPTLGVCLGHQALCAANGAPVVHAPDVVHGKPSVITHDGRGIFSDVPDRIRVGRYHSLAVERTDLPDTLVETAATDDERDVLMAVRHREKPHVGVQFHPESILTGDVSEPEAGTHLSLRVGKRLVATFIEQCDTT from the coding sequence ATGACTGAGATACTCGTCGTCGACAACTACGACTCGTTCGTCTACAACCTCGTCCAGTACGTGGGCGAGCTGGCGGACAGCGTGGTCGTCCGGCGGAACGACGCCATCGACGTGGCCGACGTCGAGGCACTCGACCCCGACGGCATCGTCGTCTCGCCGGGACCCGGGACCCCCGCCGAGGCGGGCGTCTCCATCCCGGTGTTCCGCGACCTCGCGTACCCGACCCTCGGAGTCTGTCTGGGCCACCAGGCGCTCTGTGCGGCCAACGGTGCACCCGTGGTCCACGCCCCCGACGTGGTCCACGGCAAGCCCTCGGTCATCACCCACGACGGGCGGGGCATCTTCTCGGACGTGCCCGACCGCATCCGCGTCGGGCGCTATCACTCGCTGGCGGTCGAGCGGACAGACCTCCCCGACACGCTGGTCGAGACCGCCGCGACCGACGACGAACGTGACGTGCTGATGGCGGTCCGCCACCGCGAGAAGCCCCACGTCGGCGTGCAGTTCCATCCGGAGAGCATCCTCACGGGCGACGTGAGCGAACCGGAAGCCGGCACGCACCTGTCGCTGCGCGTCGGCAAGCGACTCGTTGCGACCTTCATCGAACAATGCGATACCACGTAG
- a CDS encoding aminotransferase class IV, which yields MRYHVDGELVPAEDASVSVRDRGFQYGDAAFETMRAYGGDVFEWAAHADRLRRSCETLGFEHGFSDGELRARIDETLAANDLDDAYVKLSVTRGVQPGTLAPKPEVDPTVVVIVKPLPRGGKGSEPVWDGPATLQTTKTRKPPANALPPGAKTHNYLNGILARNELVEDADEALLRDQEGNVCEGATSNLFFVNDHGLHTPSAELPLLPGITRKVVLELADEEGIPVWQDRYALEDVRTADEAFLTNSTWELRPVATVDGLDVGGGPVTDLLRSKFAALVERRHYDGERLAAGAGTPTGSGAEGSKDPE from the coding sequence ATGCGATACCACGTAGACGGCGAACTCGTCCCGGCCGAGGACGCGAGCGTCAGCGTCCGCGACCGGGGGTTCCAGTACGGCGATGCAGCGTTCGAGACGATGCGGGCCTACGGCGGCGACGTGTTCGAGTGGGCGGCACACGCCGACCGGTTGCGCCGCTCCTGCGAGACGCTCGGGTTCGAACACGGGTTCTCCGACGGGGAACTCCGCGCTCGCATCGACGAGACGCTCGCGGCGAACGACCTCGACGACGCCTACGTCAAGCTCTCGGTGACCCGCGGTGTCCAGCCGGGGACGCTGGCACCGAAACCCGAGGTCGACCCGACCGTCGTCGTCATCGTCAAACCGCTCCCGCGGGGCGGGAAGGGAAGCGAGCCCGTCTGGGACGGGCCGGCCACGCTCCAGACGACGAAGACACGCAAACCGCCGGCGAACGCGCTCCCACCGGGCGCGAAGACCCACAACTACCTGAACGGCATCCTCGCCCGGAACGAGCTGGTCGAGGACGCCGACGAGGCCCTGCTCCGCGACCAGGAGGGTAACGTCTGCGAGGGCGCGACGAGCAACCTCTTCTTCGTCAACGACCACGGCCTGCACACCCCGAGTGCAGAGCTGCCGCTCCTGCCGGGCATCACCCGGAAGGTGGTCCTCGAACTCGCCGACGAGGAGGGTATCCCGGTGTGGCAGGACCGCTACGCGCTGGAGGACGTGCGGACCGCCGACGAGGCGTTCCTGACGAACTCGACGTGGGAGCTCCGGCCGGTGGCGACGGTCGACGGGCTGGACGTGGGTGGTGGGCCCGTCACCGACCTGCTCCGGAGCAAGTTCGCGGCACTCGTCGAGCGTCGCCACTACGATGGTGAACGACTGGCGGCCGGAGCCGGGACACCCACGGGGTCGGGAGCCGAAGGTTCGAAGGACCCAGAATAG
- a CDS encoding saccharopine dehydrogenase family protein, which yields MPDLLIYGSYGYTGRLVAQQATVDGLDPILAGRTAEKVHDQAEELGCRSRVFEATNPRTVADYLEGVEVVLNCAGPFAHTADPIVEGCIQTGTHYLDITGEWQVFQNIAARDEDADAAGVMLLPGVGFDVVPSDCLAAHLHDRLPSATDLTLALGGLGGMSRGTAMTMVENIAEGGVVREDGEIVHVPQAHDDREIEFSYGERSAMTIPWGDVVTAYHSTGIPNIQVYSETHPKTIGRLRKLRKLSPLLGAGPAQKLLKWLVDRRVEGPDEEQLREGRGEIWGEATDGQKTVVSRLETPNGYALTRDTALLTAKRALDGDVETGYQTPSTAYGRDLVLEIDGVERVDVGGT from the coding sequence ATGCCCGACCTGCTCATCTACGGCTCCTACGGCTACACCGGCCGACTCGTCGCCCAGCAGGCCACCGTCGACGGCCTCGACCCCATCCTCGCTGGTCGGACCGCCGAGAAGGTCCACGACCAGGCCGAGGAACTCGGCTGTCGCTCGCGCGTCTTCGAGGCGACGAACCCCCGGACCGTCGCGGACTACCTCGAAGGCGTCGAGGTCGTCCTGAACTGCGCCGGCCCCTTCGCCCACACCGCCGACCCCATCGTCGAGGGCTGCATCCAGACCGGGACGCACTACCTCGACATCACCGGCGAGTGGCAGGTGTTCCAGAACATCGCCGCGCGCGACGAGGACGCCGACGCCGCGGGCGTCATGCTCCTCCCCGGCGTCGGCTTCGACGTCGTCCCCTCGGACTGCCTCGCGGCGCACCTCCACGACCGCCTGCCGAGCGCGACCGACCTCACGCTGGCACTCGGTGGCCTCGGCGGGATGTCCCGCGGGACCGCGATGACGATGGTCGAGAACATCGCCGAGGGCGGCGTCGTCAGGGAGGACGGCGAGATCGTCCACGTCCCGCAGGCCCACGACGACCGCGAGATAGAGTTCAGCTACGGCGAGCGCAGCGCGATGACCATCCCCTGGGGCGACGTGGTGACCGCCTACCACTCGACCGGCATCCCCAACATCCAGGTGTACTCCGAGACGCACCCGAAGACCATCGGCCGCCTCCGGAAGCTCCGGAAGCTCTCCCCTCTGCTCGGGGCCGGCCCCGCCCAGAAACTGCTGAAGTGGCTCGTCGACCGACGCGTCGAGGGCCCCGACGAGGAACAGCTCCGCGAGGGCCGCGGCGAGATCTGGGGCGAGGCGACCGACGGCCAGAAGACGGTCGTCTCGCGACTGGAGACTCCGAACGGCTACGCGCTGACCCGCGACACGGCGCTGCTCACCGCGAAGCGCGCCCTCGACGGGGACGTCGAGACCGGCTACCAGACCCCCTCGACGGCCTACGGGAGGGACCTCGTCCTCGAGATCGACGGGGTCGAGCGGGTCGACGTCGGCGGGACCTGA
- a CDS encoding Rieske (2Fe-2S) protein — MDADSRVTTVEAVPEDGTFLFTVMEGFDEREVVLTRLGDGSVQAFLNYCQHWTDVRLDKGSGGTVRDDELVCTRHAATFRKDDGVCTHGPCEGAVLEPVDVTVEDGDVYLTDDDYRFDHVGKASDIDLSSGGRIGFDGP, encoded by the coding sequence ATGGATGCGGACAGTCGCGTGACGACGGTCGAGGCGGTCCCGGAGGACGGGACCTTCCTGTTCACGGTGATGGAGGGGTTCGACGAGCGCGAGGTCGTCCTCACCAGACTCGGCGACGGTTCGGTACAGGCGTTCCTGAACTACTGTCAGCACTGGACCGACGTGCGCCTCGACAAGGGCTCTGGCGGCACGGTCCGGGACGACGAACTGGTGTGTACGAGACACGCCGCCACCTTCCGCAAGGACGACGGGGTCTGCACCCACGGCCCCTGCGAGGGCGCGGTGCTGGAGCCGGTCGACGTGACGGTCGAGGACGGCGACGTCTACCTCACGGACGACGACTACCGGTTCGACCACGTGGGCAAGGCGAGCGACATCGACCTCTCCTCGGGCGGTCGTATCGGCTTCGACGGGCCCTGA
- a CDS encoding transcriptional regulator has translation MRQADETTRQRITDRLREGALTPSALATEFDVTAGTALRHVEHISQSLENTDEQLLVAPPECRECGFTDFDDLLNRPSRCPECKSESLEEPAFVVE, from the coding sequence ATGCGCCAGGCCGACGAGACCACCCGCCAGCGCATCACCGACAGACTCCGCGAGGGCGCGCTCACGCCGAGTGCGCTCGCCACGGAGTTCGACGTGACAGCCGGCACCGCGCTCCGCCACGTCGAGCACATCTCGCAGTCGCTCGAGAACACCGACGAGCAACTGCTCGTGGCGCCGCCGGAGTGTCGGGAGTGCGGGTTCACCGACTTCGACGACCTCCTGAACCGGCCCTCGCGCTGTCCCGAGTGCAAGAGCGAATCGCTTGAGGAGCCGGCGTTCGTCGTCGAGTGA
- a CDS encoding nucleotidyltransferase family protein: MKAVVLAGGYATRLWPITKHRPKMFLPVGDSTVIDQIFAELEDDDRIDEVFVSTNEKFAPEFEEHLATTDFEKPTLSIEDTSEEDEKFGVIGALAQLVDREGVDEDLLVIAGDNLISFDVSEFVDFFEAKDSPCIAAYDVGSKELAKSYGLVDLEGERIVDFQEKPEDPKSTLVSIACYAFTRDTVGLLEEYLQGDNNPDEPGWFIQWLQNRESTYAFTFEGAWFDIGTPDSYLDAVAWYLGGENYVAESAELHDTTLGENVHVMAGAEIADSHIDGSVIFPNATIEDSDIRDSIIDENTHLDNLDLAGALIGAHTQITNGH, from the coding sequence ATGAAAGCCGTCGTTCTCGCTGGCGGGTACGCGACCCGACTGTGGCCCATCACGAAACACCGACCCAAGATGTTCCTCCCCGTCGGTGACTCGACCGTCATCGACCAGATATTCGCCGAACTGGAGGACGACGACCGCATCGACGAGGTGTTCGTGAGCACGAACGAGAAGTTCGCGCCCGAGTTCGAAGAGCACCTCGCGACGACCGACTTCGAGAAGCCGACCCTCTCGATCGAGGACACCTCCGAGGAGGACGAGAAGTTCGGCGTCATCGGCGCGCTCGCCCAGCTCGTCGACCGCGAGGGTGTCGACGAGGACCTCCTCGTCATCGCTGGCGACAATCTCATCAGTTTCGACGTCTCCGAGTTCGTCGACTTCTTCGAGGCGAAGGACTCGCCGTGCATCGCCGCCTACGACGTGGGCTCGAAGGAACTCGCGAAGTCCTACGGCCTCGTCGACCTCGAGGGCGAGCGCATCGTCGACTTCCAGGAGAAGCCCGAGGACCCCAAGAGCACGCTGGTCTCCATCGCCTGCTACGCCTTCACCCGCGACACCGTCGGCCTGCTGGAGGAGTACCTCCAGGGCGACAACAACCCCGACGAACCCGGCTGGTTCATCCAGTGGCTCCAGAACCGCGAGTCGACCTACGCGTTCACCTTCGAGGGCGCGTGGTTCGACATCGGCACGCCGGACTCCTACCTCGACGCGGTCGCGTGGTACCTCGGCGGGGAGAACTACGTCGCCGAGTCGGCCGAACTCCACGACACGACCCTCGGCGAGAACGTCCACGTGATGGCCGGCGCGGAGATCGCCGACAGCCACATCGACGGGTCGGTCATCTTCCCGAACGCGACCATCGAGGACTCGGACATCCGCGACTCCATCATCGACGAGAACACGCACCTCGACAACCTCGACCTCGCGGGCGCGCTCATCGGCGCGCACACCCAGATCACGAACGGCCACTGA
- a CDS encoding aldo/keto reductase, with product MSDQPQVTADSVPLAEDMPMLGLGTWQNTDPDQCAESVATALEMGYRHIDTAQAYENEEYVGEGIAQADVDREDVFLATKVWISNLEHDDVIETARESLDRLGVDYVDLLYVHWPSRTYDAPETLAAFDELYDEGLVRHVGVSNFEPRHLDEARDLLDAPVFANQVECHPLLPQDTLREYADDNDLNLVAYSPLARGEVFDVPQIQQVAEKHGVSEAQVSLAWLREKGVTAIPKATGEAHIRDNLASVALELDDEDVQAIDSIDREERVVDPDFAPW from the coding sequence ATGTCCGACCAGCCGCAGGTGACAGCAGACAGCGTGCCGCTCGCAGAAGACATGCCGATGCTCGGACTCGGGACCTGGCAGAACACGGACCCCGACCAGTGTGCCGAGAGCGTGGCGACCGCCCTGGAGATGGGCTACCGCCACATCGACACCGCACAGGCCTACGAGAACGAGGAGTACGTCGGCGAGGGCATCGCCCAGGCCGACGTCGACCGCGAGGACGTCTTCCTCGCGACGAAGGTCTGGATCAGCAACCTCGAACACGACGACGTCATCGAGACCGCGCGCGAGAGCCTCGACCGTCTCGGCGTCGACTACGTGGACCTGCTGTACGTCCACTGGCCGTCGCGGACCTACGACGCGCCCGAGACCCTCGCCGCGTTCGACGAGCTGTACGACGAGGGGCTCGTCCGCCACGTCGGCGTCTCGAACTTCGAACCCCGCCACCTCGACGAGGCGCGCGACCTGCTCGACGCGCCCGTCTTCGCCAACCAGGTCGAGTGCCACCCGCTGCTCCCGCAGGATACCCTGCGCGAGTACGCCGACGACAACGACCTGAACCTCGTCGCCTACTCGCCGCTGGCCCGCGGCGAGGTCTTCGACGTGCCCCAGATCCAGCAGGTCGCGGAGAAGCACGGCGTCTCCGAGGCGCAGGTCAGCCTCGCGTGGCTCCGCGAGAAGGGCGTCACCGCCATCCCGAAGGCGACCGGCGAGGCCCACATCCGCGACAACCTCGCGTCCGTCGCGCTCGAGCTCGACGACGAGGACGTCCAGGCCATCGACAGCATCGACCGCGAGGAACGCGTGGTCGACCCCGACTTCGCGCCCTGGTAG